The following are encoded together in the Pseudoalteromonas ruthenica genome:
- a CDS encoding MliC family protein, whose translation MKRLAIVTAVLTLAACHVATAPSGESTPADIPTSTQCTQANLNAIEQLVSTGDGSGHGPDIGTTEWANSVEYRLDINNHADKPPLLTPNWCQWVASQANTSASFNCEQAQSDIARHVCQSPRLSQLDAQLADTFEKALAQSDSDKHKSTLRAMQRGWIKGRDACWQADNVKQCIIDAYQHRNASLQVQYQLTTAVDHLQYDCEGKQVSVDFYDTTPQFIALREGEQQWLMQRVIAASGAKYQGRNQVFWQKGDSAFVQWQYNTPMQQCTLR comes from the coding sequence ATGAAGCGTTTAGCCATTGTTACCGCCGTTCTGACTCTTGCCGCCTGTCATGTTGCTACCGCACCAAGCGGTGAATCCACACCAGCAGACATTCCCACATCAACCCAATGTACCCAAGCTAATCTCAATGCAATTGAGCAGCTAGTCAGTACTGGCGATGGCAGCGGACACGGGCCGGATATTGGCACTACGGAATGGGCAAACAGTGTAGAGTATCGTTTAGATATCAATAACCATGCAGATAAGCCGCCATTATTAACACCGAACTGGTGCCAATGGGTGGCAAGCCAAGCGAACACCTCCGCCAGCTTTAACTGTGAGCAAGCACAAAGTGATATCGCCCGCCACGTATGCCAGTCGCCAAGGCTCAGTCAATTAGATGCGCAATTGGCCGACACCTTCGAAAAAGCACTGGCACAATCCGATAGCGACAAACATAAAAGCACGTTACGGGCCATGCAACGTGGTTGGATAAAAGGCCGTGATGCATGCTGGCAAGCAGATAACGTAAAACAGTGCATTATTGATGCCTATCAGCATCGCAACGCTTCACTGCAAGTGCAGTATCAACTCACCACGGCTGTGGACCACCTTCAGTATGATTGCGAGGGCAAACAGGTAAGTGTTGATTTTTATGATACCACGCCACAATTTATTGCCCTGCGCGAGGGTGAGCAACAATGGCTGATGCAGCGCGTGATTGCCGCCAGTGGTGCTAAATACCAAGGCCGCAATCAGGTTTTTTGGCAAAAAGGCGATAGTGCCTTTGTGCAATGGCAGTACAACACGCCCATGCAGCAGTGCACTTTACGCTAA
- a CDS encoding VOC family protein: protein MKNNHEMLNYVEYPARDLEATKAFFTQVFAWQFTDYGPDYTAFSGAGLDGGFYRSDLNAQTSKGSALLVFYSSDIAQTQAKIEQAGGEISTALFDFPGGRRFHFVEPSGNEFAVWSEPA, encoded by the coding sequence ATGAAAAATAATCACGAAATGCTGAACTATGTGGAATACCCTGCGCGTGACCTCGAGGCCACAAAAGCATTCTTTACCCAAGTTTTTGCATGGCAATTTACTGACTACGGCCCAGATTACACAGCCTTTAGCGGAGCAGGGCTTGATGGCGGCTTTTATCGCAGCGACTTAAATGCTCAGACCAGCAAAGGCAGTGCATTATTGGTTTTTTATTCCAGCGATATTGCGCAAACCCAAGCTAAGATAGAGCAAGCGGGAGGTGAGATCTCCACGGCATTATTCGATTTCCCCGGCGGGCGACGGTTTCACTTTGTGGAGCCCAGTGGTAATGAGTTTGCGGTGTGGTCGGAGCCTGCTTAG
- the glnS gene encoding glutamine--tRNA ligase, translated as MAEIENRPTNFIRNIIDADLASGKHQQTHTRFPPEPNGFLHIGHAKSICLNFGIAQDYNGLCNLRFDDTNPEKEDINYVNSIKEDVNWLGFQWSGEIQYSSNYFDKLYQYAVELIEKGLAYVCFLTPEQAREYRGTLKEPGKNSPYRDTPVAENLALFEKMKNGEFKEGECVLRAKIDMASSFMVLRDPIIYRIRFAHHHQTGDKWCIYPMYDFTHCISDALEGITHSLCTLEFQDNRRLYDWVLDNISLECHPQQIEFSRLNLEYTIMSKRKLNQLVVDGHVDGWDDPRMPTIAGLRRRGYTPGSIREFCKRIGVTKQDNLVEMGMLEACIRDDLNENAPRAVAVLDPVRVVIENYPQEQVEMLDAPNHPNKEEMGSRQLPFTREVFIEREDFRVEANKKFKRLVLGKEVRLRNAYVIKAERIDEDEQGNITTIYCSYDPETLGKNPADGRKVKGVIHWVSASHCIEAEVRQYDRLFNVPNPGAAEDITDALNPESLKVVKNAKLEPSLSEAAALKGYQFERTGYFCRDDHFAHLVFNQTVGLRDSWAKIEQQDKGQ; from the coding sequence TTGGCCATGCCAAGTCTATTTGCCTGAATTTTGGCATTGCACAAGACTACAACGGGCTGTGTAATTTGCGCTTTGATGATACCAACCCAGAAAAAGAAGACATCAACTATGTGAACTCAATAAAAGAAGACGTGAACTGGTTGGGTTTTCAGTGGAGCGGTGAGATTCAATACTCTTCTAACTACTTTGACAAGTTGTATCAGTACGCTGTTGAGCTTATTGAAAAAGGCCTCGCTTATGTGTGTTTCTTAACACCAGAGCAAGCTCGCGAGTACCGTGGCACGTTAAAAGAGCCGGGTAAAAACAGCCCTTACCGCGACACACCTGTGGCGGAGAACTTGGCGTTATTCGAAAAAATGAAAAACGGTGAGTTCAAAGAGGGTGAGTGTGTACTGCGAGCCAAAATCGATATGGCCAGTTCCTTTATGGTGCTGCGCGACCCGATTATTTATCGCATTCGTTTTGCCCACCACCACCAAACCGGTGATAAGTGGTGCATTTACCCAATGTATGACTTTACCCATTGTATTAGCGATGCGCTTGAAGGCATTACCCACTCATTGTGTACCTTGGAGTTCCAAGACAACCGCCGTTTATACGACTGGGTGTTAGATAATATCAGCCTAGAGTGCCACCCACAGCAAATCGAGTTTTCACGACTGAACCTTGAGTACACCATTATGAGTAAGCGTAAGCTTAATCAGTTGGTGGTCGATGGTCATGTTGATGGTTGGGACGACCCGCGTATGCCAACGATTGCCGGGCTACGCCGACGCGGTTACACCCCAGGCTCTATTCGTGAATTCTGTAAGCGCATTGGTGTAACCAAGCAAGATAACCTAGTGGAAATGGGTATGCTTGAAGCCTGTATTCGCGATGATTTAAATGAAAACGCACCACGTGCCGTGGCGGTATTGGACCCGGTGCGCGTCGTGATCGAAAATTACCCACAAGAGCAAGTGGAAATGCTCGATGCGCCTAATCATCCGAACAAAGAAGAAATGGGTTCGCGTCAGTTGCCATTTACCCGCGAGGTGTTCATTGAACGCGAAGACTTCCGTGTTGAAGCGAATAAGAAGTTTAAGCGCTTAGTGCTAGGCAAAGAAGTGCGTTTACGTAATGCTTATGTGATTAAAGCAGAGCGCATTGACGAAGACGAGCAAGGCAATATCACCACTATTTATTGCTCTTATGATCCGGAAACATTAGGCAAAAACCCAGCCGATGGCCGCAAGGTTAAAGGGGTTATTCACTGGGTGAGTGCCAGCCATTGTATTGAAGCCGAAGTGCGTCAGTACGACCGCTTATTCAATGTGCCTAACCCAGGTGCGGCAGAGGACATTACCGATGCCCTTAACCCAGAGTCATTAAAAGTGGTTAAAAACGCTAAATTAGAGCCTAGCTTAAGCGAAGCCGCTGCCCTAAAAGGGTATCAGTTTGAGCGTACCGGGTATTTCTGCCGTGACGATCACTTTGCACACTTAGTGTTTAACCAAACCGTGGGGCTACGTGATTCTTGGGCTAAGATAGAGCAACAAGATAAAGGCCAATAG